From Triticum aestivum cultivar Chinese Spring chromosome 4A, IWGSC CS RefSeq v2.1, whole genome shotgun sequence, a single genomic window includes:
- the LOC123082012 gene encoding probable methyltransferase PMT2, whose translation MAIKGNSGEYKARSPLGMVIAVLLCCFFYVLGAWQRSGYGKGDSIVVAVTRQTACASASAVGLSFETHHTGGLANATTSGLGGKPPPSFAPCAAALTDHTPCHDQDRRKHDRAMKFPRKNMVYRERHCPSDGDRLRCLVPAPPGYVTPFPWPKSRDYVPYANAPYKSLTVEKAVQNWVQYEGAVFRFPGGGTQFPHGADKYIDQLASVVPFADGSVRSVLDTGCGVASLGAYLDSRGVMAMSFAPRDSHEAQVQFALERGVPAFIGVLGSVKLPFPPRSFDMAHCSRCLIQWSGNGGMYMMEVDRVLGPGGYWVLSGPPINWKANHRKWQRTEEDLGGEQKRIEEYAQMLCWEKVTEMAEIGVWRKRTDTAACPAMPPAVQACDPANPDDVWYKNMETCITPSTTAAGGELQSFPERLKAIPPRISSGAVQGFIVESYEEENRRWERHVKAYRKVNYKLDTKRYRNIMDMNAGVGGFAAAIFSPMSWVMNVVPTAAELSTLGVIYERGLIGIYHDWCEAFSTYPRTYDLIHANGVFNIYRDKCKMEDIMLEMDRILRPEGTVILRDDINVLLRVDKVATGMRWKTMMANHEDSPHIREKVLYAIKPYWTADSDKSSQDQEKKATSSKGKGSDSEV comes from the exons ATGGCCATCAAGGGCAACTCTGGCGAGTACAAGGCGCGGAGCCCGCTGGGCATGGTGATCGCCGTCCTGCTGTGCTGCTTCTTCTACGTGCTCGGCGCGTGGCAGCGCAGCGGCTACGGCAAGGGTGACAGCATCGTGGTGGCGGTGACCCGGCAGACGGCCTGCGCCAGCGCCTCTGCCGTGGGGCTCAGCTTCGAGACGCACCACACCGGCGGCCTGGCCAACGCGACGACGTCCGGCCTTGGCGGCaagccgccgccgtcgttcgcGCCGTGCGCGGCAGCGCTCACGGACCACACTCCGTGCCACGATCAGGACCGCCGAAAACAT GACCGCGCCATGAAATTCCCACGCAAGAACATGGTGTACCGGGAGCGGCACTGCCCGTCGGACGGCGACCGGCTGCGGTGCCTCGTGCCGGCGCCGCCTGGGTACGTGACGCCGTTCCCGTGGCCCAAGAGCCGCGACTACGTCCCTTACGCCAACGCGCCGTAC AAAAGCCTCACCGTTGAGAAGGCCGTCCAGAACTGGGTCCAGTACGAGGGCGCCGTATTCCGTTTTCCCGGCGGCGGCACCCAGTTCCCCCACGGCGCCGACAAGTACATCGACCAGCTCGCCTCCGTCGTCCCCTTCGCCGACGGCTCCGTCCGCTCCGTCCTCGACACCGGCTGCGGC GTGGCGAGTCTCGGCGCATACCTAGACTCCCGTGGCGTGATGGCCATGTCGTTCGCACCGCGCGACTCGCACGAGGCGCAGGTGCAATTCGCGCTGGAGCGCGGTGTGCCGGCCTTCATCGGCGTCCTTGGCTCCGTCAAGCTCCCATTCCCTCCAAGATCCTTTGACATGGCGCACTGCTCCCGGTGCCTCATCCAGTGGTCCGGCAACG GCGGGATGTACATGATGGAGGTGGACCGGGTGCTCGGGCCGGGCGGGTATTGGGTCCTCTCCGGCCCGCCGATCAACTGGAAGGCGAATCACAGGAAGTGGCAGCGCACGGAGGAGGACCTGGGAGGCGAGCAGAAGAGGATTGAGGAGTACGCGCAGATGCTCTGCTGGGAGAAGGTCACCGAGATGGCCGAGATTGGCGTGTGGCGCAAGCGGACGGACACGGCAGCGTGCCCGGCCATGCCGCCGGCGGTCCAGGCCTGCGACCCGGCAAATCCCGACGACGTCTG GTACAAGAACATGGAGACGTGCATCACGCCGTCCACCACTGCCGCCGGAGGAGAACTGCAGTCGTTCCCGGAACGGCTGAAGGCCATCCCGCCACGCATAAGTTCTGGCGCCGTCCAGGGCTTCATCGTGGAGTCGTACGAGGAGGAGAACCGACGGTGGGAGAGGCATGTGAAGGCATACAGGAAGGTTAACTACAAGCTCGACACCAAGCGGTACCGGAACATCATGGACATGAACGCCGGCGTGGGCGGCTTCGcggcggcgatcttctcccccATGTCCTGGGTGATGAACGTGGTGCCCACCGCCGCCGAGCTCTCCACCCTCGGCGTCATCTATGAGAGGGGTCTCATTGGCATCTATCATGACTG GTGTGAAGCATTCTCTACCTACCCAAGAACCTATGACCTCATCCATGCCAACGGAGTATTCAACATCTATAGGGACAA GTGCAagatggaggacatcatgctggagatgGACCGGATTTTGCGCCCTGAGGGCACGGTGATCCTCCGGGATGACATCAACGTCCTGCTGCGGGTGGACAAGGTGGCGACGGGGATGCGGTGGAAGACGATGATGGCAAACCACGAGGACAGCCCGCACATCCGAGAGAAGGTGCTCTACGCTATCAAGCCCTACTGGACCGCCGACAGCGACAAAAGCTCCCAAGACCAAGAGAAGAAGGCAACCTCTTCTAAGGGCAAGGGCTCAGACTCAGAGGTGTGA